The proteins below come from a single Nostoc sp. KVJ3 genomic window:
- a CDS encoding Uma2 family endonuclease, giving the protein MTLTTYKWTIKRYHQAIEAGIFDDQPIELLRGDLIVMPPEREPHAYYNTEAADYLRTLLGERVKIRDAKPITLPNDSEPAPDVAIVKPLGEVYLEHHPYPEDIFWVIEFSKATLSKDLGEKKDIYAEAGIVEYWVVNLKTPQLKVFRDLKNREYKTELTLTTGTISPLAFPDVSVRVERLISKM; this is encoded by the coding sequence ATGACCTTAACTACCTATAAATGGACAATTAAACGTTATCACCAAGCAATAGAGGCAGGTATCTTTGATGACCAGCCCATTGAACTATTGCGTGGCGACTTGATTGTTATGCCCCCAGAACGAGAACCTCACGCCTACTACAATACAGAAGCAGCTGATTATCTTCGTACACTGCTCGGTGAACGGGTAAAAATCCGTGATGCCAAACCCATTACCTTACCCAACGATTCAGAACCGGCTCCCGATGTTGCAATTGTCAAACCTTTAGGTGAGGTTTACTTAGAACACCATCCTTACCCAGAAGATATCTTCTGGGTTATTGAATTCTCCAAAGCCACCCTGAGCAAAGATTTAGGTGAAAAAAAAGACATCTATGCTGAGGCTGGTATTGTTGAATACTGGGTTGTCAACCTGAAGACTCCGCAGTTAAAAGTATTTCGTGACCTAAAAAACCGGGAATACAAAACCGAACTGACACTAACCACAGGTACTATTTCACCCCTAGCCTTTCCTGATGTATCTGTCCGAGTTGAGCGCCTTATAAGTAAGATGTAG
- a CDS encoding ribbon-helix-helix protein, CopG family has translation MSQISLRLSQREKEHLQKYCELTERNQTEILRDLIRRLSIKGVLNPLD, from the coding sequence ATGTCACAGATTAGTTTGAGATTATCCCAACGAGAAAAAGAACATTTGCAAAAGTATTGTGAGTTGACCGAAAGAAATCAAACAGAGATATTGCGCGACTTGATAAGAAGATTGTCAATCAAAGGGGTGTTGAACCCCCTTGACTGA
- a CDS encoding Spx/MgsR family RNA polymerase-binding regulatory protein, whose protein sequence is MSIQVYGIPNCGTCKKAFTWLQYNDIDYEFINTKQTPPTREMIQSWVKSLGFACMRNTSGQSYRALGDDFKTWTDEQWIDAFTHDAMLLKRPLFVKNGTAVLVGFRDEGIVREKLDLA, encoded by the coding sequence ATGTCTATTCAAGTCTACGGCATTCCAAACTGCGGCACTTGCAAAAAAGCTTTCACGTGGCTTCAATACAACGACATTGACTATGAGTTTATTAACACCAAACAAACTCCGCCTACCCGTGAGATGATTCAAAGCTGGGTAAAGTCTTTGGGTTTTGCTTGTATGCGAAATACTTCGGGTCAATCCTACCGTGCTTTAGGAGATGATTTTAAGACCTGGACTGATGAACAGTGGATTGACGCATTCACTCACGACGCAATGCTCCTCAAACGTCCCCTTTTTGTCAAAAATGGAACAGCTGTACTCGTCGGCTTCAGGGATGAAGGAATAGTTCGAGAAAAATTAGATTTAGCGTAA
- a CDS encoding exopolysaccharide biosynthesis protein translates to MHLRFSQDIKSLLQRLAEQPLTLGDVLAETSERGFSLVITLLVLPFLFPMPPGLTGPFGGACLLLSAQMVLGRRSPWLPKRIANYKFPRPFAQLLLQNLGRLTKVLQKIARPRLAKIAHNPLIWRINGFCISLLTVLLILPIPFTNPIPTIGILLLTVATIESDGLLICISYAITILITLLFGFIGYAVWLSPSLLPSIFK, encoded by the coding sequence ATGCATCTGAGATTTTCTCAAGATATAAAGTCCCTGTTGCAACGCCTAGCTGAACAACCGCTTACTCTAGGTGATGTCCTGGCAGAAACCTCAGAACGAGGGTTCAGCCTGGTAATTACATTGTTAGTCTTACCCTTTTTATTTCCTATGCCACCAGGATTAACTGGGCCTTTTGGTGGTGCTTGTTTACTATTATCAGCGCAAATGGTTTTAGGGAGGCGATCGCCTTGGCTACCGAAAAGAATCGCCAACTACAAATTTCCTCGTCCCTTTGCCCAGTTACTTTTACAAAATTTGGGACGGCTTACAAAAGTTTTACAGAAAATAGCCCGCCCCCGTTTGGCAAAAATAGCCCATAATCCTTTGATTTGGCGAATTAATGGGTTTTGTATATCTTTGTTAACAGTATTGTTAATATTACCAATTCCCTTTACAAATCCCATCCCCACTATAGGTATTTTACTTTTGACTGTTGCCACCATCGAATCTGACGGTTTATTAATTTGCATCAGCTACGCTATTACTATCTTGATTACCTTGCTGTTTGGATTTATTGGTTATGCAGTATGGTTATCTCCCAGTTTACTGCCATCTATATTTAAATAA
- a CDS encoding lipid kinase, whose product MSSRALLLINRHARQGQKDVSEAIQYLKTLGFDLIEESTENPKHLAEVIFRHQHQVDLVIIGGGDGTLNAAVDALVETQLPLGILPLGTANDLARTLEIPNSLSEACKIIADGNLRRIDLGWVNGKHFFNVASLGLSVKITQRLTKEVKRRWGIFAYAATALQVTWEARPFTAEIAINGKSVRVKTVQISVGNGRYYGGGMAVSDDATIDDQRLDLYSLEIKHWWQIILLLPAMREGRHIYWQSVRSLQGQEIEVYTRKPRPINTDGEITTYTPAHFRVISKAIAVLVPPGIRS is encoded by the coding sequence ATGAGTTCCCGCGCACTGCTGTTAATAAATCGTCATGCCCGCCAAGGACAAAAGGATGTGTCGGAAGCAATTCAATATCTGAAGACACTCGGCTTTGATTTAATTGAGGAGTCTACAGAAAACCCCAAACATCTTGCTGAAGTTATATTTCGTCATCAGCATCAAGTTGACCTGGTAATCATTGGTGGAGGAGATGGTACTCTGAATGCAGCAGTAGATGCTTTAGTTGAGACTCAGTTGCCCTTGGGAATATTGCCTTTAGGAACTGCCAACGATCTAGCGAGGACTTTAGAAATCCCGAATTCTCTCAGCGAAGCTTGCAAAATTATTGCAGATGGAAATTTACGCCGCATTGACTTGGGTTGGGTAAACGGCAAGCACTTTTTTAACGTTGCCAGTCTGGGATTGAGTGTAAAAATTACCCAGCGACTTACCAAAGAAGTTAAACGCCGTTGGGGAATATTTGCTTATGCTGCCACTGCATTGCAAGTGACTTGGGAAGCTAGACCTTTTACTGCGGAGATTGCGATCAATGGTAAATCAGTTCGCGTGAAAACAGTGCAAATTTCTGTAGGTAACGGCCGTTATTACGGGGGTGGTATGGCTGTGTCTGACGATGCCACAATAGACGACCAAAGGCTAGACCTCTATAGCTTGGAGATTAAACACTGGTGGCAGATTATACTATTACTACCAGCGATGCGAGAAGGGCGACATATATATTGGCAAAGTGTACGTTCTCTTCAAGGTCAAGAAATAGAGGTATATACTCGCAAACCACGTCCTATCAATACAGATGGTGAAATCACTACTTACACACCTGCTCATTTTCGGGTTATATCTAAAGCTATAGCTGTTTTAGTACCCCCAGGAATCAGGAGTTAG